The Deltaproteobacteria bacterium genomic interval GCCTGATGCAGGTTCCGTCAAATGTCGAATCTTTAAAATTTAAAGCAGTCATCACAAGGGAATTGTCCGATACCTCTGTGCCGAAAATCTCTCCGGCTGTTGAACATCCGAAGATATGGGAATCGGGATAAGTCTCCCTCACAAGATCAACATTTTTTTTATCTTTAAGCAATGAAGTGCTTCCGAATAAAAGAACCAGTTGCGCGGAATGGCCTAACTCTCCGGGCGGTACCGGCTCCCATTTTTTTCCTTCAGTCCATCTGGCTTGTTCAACTCGCATTTTCTTGTCCCCATATTTGCATATTGCTCCTAAGCGTAGCTGAAAAAGAAATTATACAAAGCCCTTATAAAATAATTAAAAACCTGCACGCTTCAAAGTAATGCTATGTGTCCATAGTAATTGCAATTTTTATGCCATTCATCCAGTGAAACTAAGTATCTATCATTATTGTGATTTTAATATTTCAGATAATTACTGATGTTTAATTATGAATAGATAGTGACAATTTTTGTCGTTGGGACAGTTGTTTTACCCCGAAAGGCTATACGGACTCAAGTGGAACAGTACGCTTACTTACCGTTATATTGTTTTCTTTCCTAATCTCTCCAGTCGCTTCGTTTGAAGTACTGTCCCCATCTATCTCAAACAGGCTACTGGATAATCCGGGCAATTAACACTCTAACTGTATTTGCCTTACGTATTCGCCGCGCGAGTCTGATACGGTTCTGCCGAATACAGACCTTGATTTGGATGCGTCTATCTCGTTCAATACTCCCACTTCATTTAGTTTTTATATAAGATTTTAATATCTCATTCCTACCAGACCGTTAAAGGAGAGCGCTGTACGATCAGCCCCGCGCTCTCTCAATAAAGAAACTCAAAAGACTTTATATAACGGCATTTAGTATTATAATTATAAGAGAATAGTTGACTAATACCCTGTTAGCACTAAATTTTTGAACATGTCTTAATAGTTGTTAGGTAATACGCGGGAGATCCACGAATTAATAATTCAACTGACGCAGAGTCAATAGAAAATTCCGACAACAAATCAGATTCAGAACAGAGAAAGCCCTTTGCTGTAAGAGAGGCTCAAACCGGCATATCTTTGAGGCTGGGGGAGCTCTGGGAATACCATGAACTGATTTATTTTTTAGTATGGCGCGACCTCAAAGTGCGGTACAAACAAACTGCGCTTGGGGTAGCTTGGGCGATTCTCCAACCCTTTTTAACCATGGTGGTATTTACGATATTCTTCGGCAATCTCGCGAAGGTTCCCTCAGACGGAATACCCTACCCTATATTTTCGTTTGCCGGACTTTTGCCATGGCAGCTCTTTGCCAACGCTCTGACAAATTCAAGCAACAGTCTCGTAAACAACAGTAATCTGATAACAAAAGTCTACTTTCCGCGATTGATCATGCCTTTATCCTCGGTAGTCGGCGGACTGGTAGATTTCTTTTTAGCGTTTCTAGTGTTGATAGGAATGATGTTTTACTATGGGATAACACCCACGTACGGAGTATTGATGCTGCCTCTCTTCATATTACTGGCGATTGCGACGTCTTTTGCGGTGAGCCTCTGGCTGTCCGCCCTGAATGTGCAATACAGGGATGTACGGTACACAATTCCTTTCCTGACGCAATTCTGGCTCTTCATCACGCCCATCGCGTACCCGAGCAGCCTGGTTCCCGAAAAATGGCATTTTATCTACGGACTCAATCCGATGGCGGGAGTGGTTGAGGGTTTCCGCTGGGCACTGCTGGGAAAATCAAGCGAAACAGGCCCCTTGTTAATAATATCGGTAATTATCGTTATATTGCTGCTCGTTGGCGGTCTGATCTATTTCAGACACATGGAAAAAACGTTTGCGGATGTGGTTTAAAAATGAATAACACGGCAATCAGAATTAACGGCATAGGCAAAGAGTACAAGATAGGGAAAAAGCAAGAATACAGGACTATCCGCGATACCATATCGGACATTTTTATGAGAAACCTGAACAGGCTGCCTTTTTATTCAAACAAAGAAACAGACGACGCGCCCGGCGGTTCCTCCAAATCTTTCTGGTCACTCAGAAATATCTCTTTTAATGTCGGGGACGGAGAGATTATCGGAATTATCGGGCGCAACGGAGCAGGAAAAAGCACGCTTCTTAAAATAATTTCCGGCATAACCGATCCGTCCGAAGGCAGAATCGAGATTTTCGGCCGTATCGGTTCCCTTTTAGAAGTCGGCACCGGCTTCCATCAGGAGTTGACGGGCAGGGAAAATATATATCTAAACGGCGCAATACTCGGCATGAAAAGACTTGAAATAGACCGTAAGTTCGATGAAATTGTAGCTTTTTCGGATATAGAGGAATTTATAGATACCCCTGTTAAACGCTACTCGAGCGGTATGCGGGTCCGTTTGGGCTTCTCAGTCGCGGCTCATCTGGAGCCCGAAATCCTTCTCATAGACGAAGTGCTTGCGGTAGGTGACGCCGCCTTTCAGAAAAAATGCCTGGGCAAGCTGGACAACGTAGCAACCTCAGAGGGCAGGACCGTCCTGTTCGTAAGCCACGACATGACCGCTATTCTCTCTCTGTGCCATAAAGCCGTATTACTGGAAAACGGGCAATTGAGCTTTGAAGGCTCGACTGACAAGGTGGTGCAGCAGTATCTGCAAAACATGAGTTCCACTTACGAGACCCCCCTTGACCAAAGGGAAGACCGCGGCGGGAATCAGAGTATAATCGTAACTTCGCTTAAGATCGAGAACGCCGAGGCCGGAAAACCTATTCGACCCGGCTCTAAATTGGCAATAGAGATCGGATACCGGAGCAGGGACAAAATACTTTATCCGCATTTTTTGGTAAAAATAAGAGACTTCAGGACACGCGCGACTATACTACGGCTCGATAGCGATATGACGAATGGACTGCCCGAGGTACTTCAGCCCGAGGGTGTTGTTAAATGTTTAACCGACGAAATATATATGACACCCGGGCGGTGCACCGTGGATATTGAAATAAAGAAAGGGATGGTAACAGCTGACAGAATCGAATATGCGGGATATTTCGACATCGAAACCGAAGACCTGTTCGGGTCCGGCAAAATTCCGTCACGTAATCAGGCCATGTATCTGGCGAAATATAAATGGTCGATAGAAAACGATTAGCCAGACAAGGGGAACGTATAATACAGCAACAAATAAATTCATGCGTTCTACTAACAAATAGATGAATGACAAACCGCTCGTATCAATCACTATCCCCTTTTTGAATGCCGAGAAATTCATAGAAGGAGCCATACAAAGTATCTTCGCTCAGACATACGAAAACTGGGAGCTCTTGCTTGTTGATGACGGATCAACGGATCATAGCACCCAAATTGCTCTTGATTACGCTGAGAAATATCCAGGAAAAGTTTTCTATTTTGAGCACGATCAACATAAAAACCGGGGACTTAGTGCAACGCGAAATCTTGGGATACAACACGCTAAAGGGAAATATATAGCACTTCTTGATTCTGATGATGTGTGGCTTCCCTTTAAGCTTGAAGAGCAGGTAGAGATACTGGAATTAATTCCGGAAGCAGCGATGGTCTATGGAGCATCCGAATACTGGTATAGCTGGACAAACAGGCCCGAAGATATTGATCGCGACTATATAGAAGAATCGGGAATAGATGCTCCCGGACTCATCCAGCCCCCTAAATTATTGACCCTGGCTCTAGAATCAAAGGCCCCCACTCCATGCCCCTCTGATATATTGCTGCGCAAAGAGATTCTAGAACACGTGGGCGGCTTTGAAGAGAGCTTCGACAGCTTCCGCGCAATGTTTGAAGACCAGGCCTTTCTCGCAAAAATATATCTTAGCGCCCCGGTATACGTGTCCAATCAATGCTGGGACCGTTACCGCCAGCATAGAGGATCAATTGTTCACAAGGTCAATAAAGCAGGCAAAAATCACAAAGCCGGATTATTTTACCTTACATGGCTTGAAGAATATTTTCTGAGGCAAGGAATTAAAGACGATGAACTGTGGAAGGCTCTACGGATTAAACAAGAATCCTATAAGAATAAAAAATTGAGATACAGTAACCCCAATTTATCTCGAATAATCACGTTCACGCAGACTGTTCAAAGCACTGCAAAAAGAATATTGAAAAGGTCCTCACATTACCTGCTACCCAATAAAATGTTTTATTTCTTACTCTCAAAATGGAAAGGATACCGCTACCTCCCGCCCACAGATGGCGTTCGTTTCGGAGACCTGAGAAGACTAAAGCCAATAAGTGAACACTGGGGGAGCGACAGGGGGTTACCTATAGACCGTTATTATATCGAAAGCTTTTTAGCTTCACACTCGGAATATATGAAGGGGCGGGTACTCGAATTCGGGGACGACCGTTACACACGCAAATTCGGAACTGAGAATATAATACAAAGCGACATTATCAATTTACTAAAAGAAAGTAATCCTGACACTACAATCGTAGCGGATATAACATCCGCCCCCCATATCCCGTCAGACAGCTTCGATTGTATTATTTTTACGCAGACCCTCCAGCTAATCTATGATTTTCGAGCGGCCATACAAACGCTTTACCGCATCCTCAAGCCGGGAGGCATTTTACTCGCGACTTTCCCCGGAATCAGTCAAAGCAGCGGCACCACATGGGACAGATACTGGTGCTGGAACTTCACGTATTTATCCGCAGAGAGGTTATTTAAAGAATTTTTCCCCGATAACAATGTAGAAGTCAAAGCTCACGGCAACCTGCTTACAGCGATCAGCTTTTTGCAGGGATTGGCGAGAGAAGAACTCAGCATTGATGAGCTTGAGTACCATGACCCCAGATACGAAATGGTTATCACGGTTAAAGCAGTCAAGCCGGAACAAGTTTAATACAATTCAATGGATCAAGACAGGCATAATATAACTCGAATACCGATCCTGATGTACCACAGGGTTACACCCGAGCCCCATCCCGCTTTTTTAAAATACTGCGTTACCCCGAAAGCATTCGCGAATCAGATGAGATTCCTGTCTGCAGCAAAATATACCCCTATCGACTTCAACGATTTTTTGAGTCTTAGAGACGGCCGTGGAAAGCTGCCCGAGAAACCCATTGTAATTACATTCGACGATGGATTTCAGGATATTGCAGACAACGCAGTTCCAATCCTCAGCGAAAGAGGATTTAAGGCCGCCATTTATTTCGTGACCGCACTTGCAGGAAAACAAAGCAGCTGGATACTGCCTTCAAGAGGGGTGGAGTTTCCTCTTATGGATTGGGGCACTATTAAAGACCTGGAGAAACATGGTATTCAGTGCGGCGCGCACAGCTCTACCCATCCGAAACTCACAGAAATTTCCTTATCCGATTGCCGGAGCGAGCTGCTGAACTCTCGCCTTGAGCTCGAGAATCGGCTGGGACGCGAGATAAGACACCTGGCCTACCCGTTTGGTTTATTTAATCGGGACGTACGAGATATAGCCGAGGATACAGGATATTACACCGCATGCTCGACACAAATAGGTATTTCCTCATTCAAGGAAGACTTGCTCTCTTTGCGCCGTGTTCCGATTAACGGCCAAGATTCATTATTCGATTTTATATTCAAGCTAAAAACAGCTCATACGATCGGTGAGTATGGCAGAAGTAAAGCCCGCGGGGCAAAACGATTATTAAAAAGAATAATAGGCACATCCAAAGCTACATGAAGAGAAAGCTACATGAAGAGCTTATACAAAATTAGCGTTATAATACCCACATATAATCGCCGTAACTCGGTGAAAAGAATACTTAAGGCGCTTGCCGAGCAGACCTTCTCTCCCCGGGATTACGAGGTTATAGTCTCGATCGACGGCTCGGAGGACGGAACCGGGGAGATAATAGAAGAATTCAAACCCGATTATAGCCTGCGCTCAATCTGGAGCCCGAATTCGGGAAGGGCAGCGGCATGTAACAGGGGAATCCGTGAAGCGTCAGGGGATGTAATAATTTTGCTAGACGACGATATGGAACCTTCCCGCGAATTTATAAACGCGCACTATGCCGCACACATAGGTGAGGAGCGCTTGGGGGTTATGGGAGCGGCTCCCGTTCCAATTAAGGACACATCACAGCCCATAGTTAAATACATAGGGACAAAATTCAACAACCATCTGAAAAAGATATCTGCGCCCGGTTATAACTTCCAGATAAGAGACTTTTATAGCGGGAACTTTTCAATTCGGCGGGAATTGCTTTTAGAAATCGGCGTTTTCAATGAAGCTTTCAGGATTTATGGCAATGAAGACGTTGAGCTGGCCTGGCGAATGCTGGGGGCAGGCGTGAAGCTGTCATACAATTCCGATGCACTGGCTACACAGCATTCCGAGAAAGATTTTCGTGGTATAGCCGGAGATAATATAGCCAAGGGAAAGACGGCCGTTCTACTGGCGAGCCTGTACCCCGATTCAATTAACCACCTTAAGCTTAGCGAATACCGCCATCCGTCCTGGAAGTGGGGTACGCTACGAAGGGCTTTGGTATCAGTCAGCATGATCTTTTCTAAAACTCCCGAGCTGATAATTTTATTCACCAGACTAATGGAGAAATTACACCCTGCTTATTTGGAAACCTGCTATTTTTTATCGCTTGATTACTTCTTCTGGTACGGTGTAGAGATTACTTTAAACGATAGCAATATCGATAACCGGGAAAAACTGATGCACAATATAAAGTATTCCAAAAGCTGAAATCATGAAACACAGAGTAGTGCATTACATAGATAGCCAAGGTTTTGGGGGAGCCGAACTCATACTGTTCAACCTTCTTTGCGGACTAGACCCAAAAAGATGGGAGTCCGTATTAGTCTATCATTCCCACCCGGGTATTGCCCCGTTTATCGAAAAAGTGAACGAATTGGATATAGAGATAATTTCGCTCCCTCCTATAAAAAGATGGACCAATATATCCCGGATGCTCGAACTCATAAGAAAGCTAAGAGTACTTAATGCAACCGTCTTTCATGCACAGATGCCCTGGTATCTTTCGTGTTCATTCGGAGTACTTTGTGCGTTCCTGGCACGTGTCCCTGCAATCG includes:
- a CDS encoding ABC transporter permease, whose translation is MRLGELWEYHELIYFLVWRDLKVRYKQTALGVAWAILQPFLTMVVFTIFFGNLAKVPSDGIPYPIFSFAGLLPWQLFANALTNSSNSLVNNSNLITKVYFPRLIMPLSSVVGGLVDFFLAFLVLIGMMFYYGITPTYGVLMLPLFILLAIATSFAVSLWLSALNVQYRDVRYTIPFLTQFWLFITPIAYPSSLVPEKWHFIYGLNPMAGVVEGFRWALLGKSSETGPLLIISVIIVILLLVGGLIYFRHMEKTFADVV
- a CDS encoding glycosyltransferase; translation: MKSLYKISVIIPTYNRRNSVKRILKALAEQTFSPRDYEVIVSIDGSEDGTGEIIEEFKPDYSLRSIWSPNSGRAAACNRGIREASGDVIILLDDDMEPSREFINAHYAAHIGEERLGVMGAAPVPIKDTSQPIVKYIGTKFNNHLKKISAPGYNFQIRDFYSGNFSIRRELLLEIGVFNEAFRIYGNEDVELAWRMLGAGVKLSYNSDALATQHSEKDFRGIAGDNIAKGKTAVLLASLYPDSINHLKLSEYRHPSWKWGTLRRALVSVSMIFSKTPELIILFTRLMEKLHPAYLETCYFLSLDYFFWYGVEITLNDSNIDNREKLMHNIKYSKS
- a CDS encoding polysaccharide ABC transporter ATP-binding protein — protein: MNNTAIRINGIGKEYKIGKKQEYRTIRDTISDIFMRNLNRLPFYSNKETDDAPGGSSKSFWSLRNISFNVGDGEIIGIIGRNGAGKSTLLKIISGITDPSEGRIEIFGRIGSLLEVGTGFHQELTGRENIYLNGAILGMKRLEIDRKFDEIVAFSDIEEFIDTPVKRYSSGMRVRLGFSVAAHLEPEILLIDEVLAVGDAAFQKKCLGKLDNVATSEGRTVLFVSHDMTAILSLCHKAVLLENGQLSFEGSTDKVVQQYLQNMSSTYETPLDQREDRGGNQSIIVTSLKIENAEAGKPIRPGSKLAIEIGYRSRDKILYPHFLVKIRDFRTRATILRLDSDMTNGLPEVLQPEGVVKCLTDEIYMTPGRCTVDIEIKKGMVTADRIEYAGYFDIETEDLFGSGKIPSRNQAMYLAKYKWSIEND
- a CDS encoding polysaccharide deacetylase family protein, giving the protein MYHRVTPEPHPAFLKYCVTPKAFANQMRFLSAAKYTPIDFNDFLSLRDGRGKLPEKPIVITFDDGFQDIADNAVPILSERGFKAAIYFVTALAGKQSSWILPSRGVEFPLMDWGTIKDLEKHGIQCGAHSSTHPKLTEISLSDCRSELLNSRLELENRLGREIRHLAYPFGLFNRDVRDIAEDTGYYTACSTQIGISSFKEDLLSLRRVPINGQDSLFDFIFKLKTAHTIGEYGRSKARGAKRLLKRIIGTSKAT
- a CDS encoding glycosyltransferase — translated: MNDKPLVSITIPFLNAEKFIEGAIQSIFAQTYENWELLLVDDGSTDHSTQIALDYAEKYPGKVFYFEHDQHKNRGLSATRNLGIQHAKGKYIALLDSDDVWLPFKLEEQVEILELIPEAAMVYGASEYWYSWTNRPEDIDRDYIEESGIDAPGLIQPPKLLTLALESKAPTPCPSDILLRKEILEHVGGFEESFDSFRAMFEDQAFLAKIYLSAPVYVSNQCWDRYRQHRGSIVHKVNKAGKNHKAGLFYLTWLEEYFLRQGIKDDELWKALRIKQESYKNKKLRYSNPNLSRIITFTQTVQSTAKRILKRSSHYLLPNKMFYFLLSKWKGYRYLPPTDGVRFGDLRRLKPISEHWGSDRGLPIDRYYIESFLASHSEYMKGRVLEFGDDRYTRKFGTENIIQSDIINLLKESNPDTTIVADITSAPHIPSDSFDCIIFTQTLQLIYDFRAAIQTLYRILKPGGILLATFPGISQSSGTTWDRYWCWNFTYLSAERLFKEFFPDNNVEVKAHGNLLTAISFLQGLAREELSIDELEYHDPRYEMVITVKAVKPEQV